Within Deinococcus sp. YIM 134068, the genomic segment ATACCGCCCGTCGCCTCGTAGCCCTCGACCTGCCCGGTGCGCTCGTCGAAGAACACGTCGGCGATCTTGCCGAGGTTCTGCCCGTCGGTCGTGAGCAGGGTCATGCCCACGAGGCTGGTCTTGGAATCCAGCACGTCGGCCAGCCGCCCGTCCTCGCGGGTGGAGGTGATCTCCTCGGGGCTGCCGATCATGATGGCGTCCTCGCCGATGGAGCGGATGGCCTCGAAGGGCACCACCTTCGCCGCGCGGAACCAGCCGCCCTCGTCCACGAGCAGCCCCAGCACCTCGTTCGCCTGGTGATCGAACACGAGGTCACGCACCGTCTCGATCTTCTCTCCGCTCTCGATGGCGATGATCGGGCGGCCCAGCAGTTCTTTGCCTTTCAGCATGTGTTGTCTCCGTTCAGGGTGAAAGCCGGACAAGCTCCCGGCGCGCCAGGACTCAGAAGCCGAGATTCAGGATGCCCTGCGGCTTGAGGTACAGGAAGTAGGCGAGCAGGAAAAGAACGATCAGGATAATGATGATGAGTAGGGCGGTCCTGCCGCCACCGCCGCCGGTTCCTTGCAGTCGGGCCATGTGTCAATCCTCCAAATAGAAGTCTAGAAACACCGCCGCGAGAGTGTGACGGGACACGCTCACTGCGGGTTGACGCAACCTTACGCCAGTCTTAAGGCGGCGATGAGTGCGGGCGTCATCCTACACTCCTCGCATGAGCGTGCCGTCCCAGCCGTTGCCCCATCTCTCCGCCGATTCCCCGCGAGGTCCCCATGAGCGGCGGCTGGCCGAGCTGCCCCTTACCGTCCTCGTGGGGGTGACGGGGGTGGGCAAGAGTACCGCGCTCGCGGCCCTGACCGCCGCCGACCCCGCCGCACGGGTGCTGCCCGACCGCCGCGAGATCACCGACCACGCCATGATCCTTCCCCTCGCGGGCGGCCCGGTTGCGGACCGTGCCGAACGCTTCCGCCTCACCGCCCTGTACCGGGAGCGGCACCCCGGCGGCATGGCGCACGCGCTCGGTGGATTGACGGCAGACACATCGTACTGGGGCGAGCGGCCAATCTTTGACGGCCTGCGCGGGCTGGAGGAGGTGCGGCACGCGGCGGAGAGGTTCCCCCTCTGGCGCTTCGTGGCGCTGAACGCTCCAGACGCGGTGAGGGTGAGGAGGTTGCTGGGGCGCGGGGACGCCTTTGACCGGGTAGCGGTGCAGGAGGGAGGCGACCTCCGCGAGCAGTTGGCCGCCCTGTCCGGCGTGGAGGCCGTGTTCACCCCAGCCGAGCTGGACGACCTCGCCGCACTGACGGGGGAGGGACACACTCCGGCGGACCTCCTCGCC encodes:
- a CDS encoding ATPase, yielding MSVPSQPLPHLSADSPRGPHERRLAELPLTVLVGVTGVGKSTALAALTAADPAARVLPDRREITDHAMILPLAGGPVADRAERFRLTALYRERHPGGMAHALGGLTADTSYWGERPIFDGLRGLEEVRHAAERFPLWRFVALNAPDAVRVRRLLGRGDAFDRVAVQEGGDLREQLAALSGVEAVFTPAELDDLAALTGEGHTPADLLAKTRIVVTERAHYDPDAASAFLLTLPPTRALILDTVKLSPEQVADAIREWA